The following are from one region of the Stigmatella ashevillena genome:
- a CDS encoding NUDIX hydrolase: MNGGRSWRGNWTVRLYERVRERGYASLTAFAEARPAMPLYALAEELGGGDLNAVQLLSGLVDEAERNHQVTRLVRGQLVREFSESLSGGWPGVLDDESRFAVAETFASWIGFTPETHKARARQVTATLLATSPPPGWRPLGPDDELLRTLLPDEEV; the protein is encoded by the coding sequence ATGAATGGGGGACGTTCCTGGCGTGGCAATTGGACGGTCCGTTTGTATGAGAGGGTGCGCGAGCGCGGTTATGCTTCGCTCACTGCCTTCGCTGAGGCCCGCCCTGCCATGCCCCTCTACGCGTTGGCGGAGGAACTGGGCGGGGGTGACCTCAATGCGGTGCAGTTGTTAAGCGGCTTGGTGGACGAGGCAGAGCGGAACCACCAAGTGACGCGCTTGGTACGAGGACAGCTCGTACGCGAGTTCTCAGAGAGCCTCTCCGGCGGCTGGCCGGGCGTGTTGGATGACGAATCTCGCTTTGCCGTCGCCGAAACATTTGCTTCCTGGATTGGCTTTACTCCAGAAACGCACAAGGCGCGTGCCAGACAGGTCACGGCAACGCTCCTCGCCACGTCCCCACCGCCTGGTTGGCGCCCGCTCGGTCCCGACGATGAACTGCTCCGAACGCTTCTGCCCGATGAGGAAGTCTGA
- a CDS encoding DUF2380 domain-containing protein encodes MLEAISGAKRSTGGIAASLRQLSAGKEGLGGRANGAFTRSIGYGTEQLQWIHDALGEAATLAEAASEAEDLDMELGILRMSGLRLQAAMSGITLLAAWLDFLNLAGVVLRQCPLYSAERLLADMNHVQQRMAPSMTALASLEPRSAESAAVAMPERMGQLTRDFHAIREAARIAMERGGQIMAAAQLVEMLTLMSGLKMSLPRLPPAAPATLGVRLTMGSNGVMMGSQLVVTAEWVERMRRLVQAGILSVTAVSAAVRIQAGQVMMAQAGQDLPQGVREALGDGPEVRAMHETGKAGAGMAERPRHHVLPAEHREWFEKRGFTGAMSIDQFCVELEMAHHQAIHGGGNWRLGRTWPKEWNRMLMSVLRDAETVAGRKLTRDQILKIVARSMRSYDIPMNFTSGSAR; translated from the coding sequence TTGCTCGAAGCCATCTCTGGTGCGAAACGTTCCACGGGCGGTATCGCTGCCTCGCTTCGCCAACTCTCCGCTGGGAAGGAAGGCCTCGGAGGCAGGGCCAACGGCGCGTTTACCCGTTCCATCGGCTATGGCACCGAACAACTGCAATGGATTCACGATGCCCTCGGGGAGGCTGCCACGCTTGCGGAGGCTGCTTCGGAGGCAGAGGACCTGGACATGGAACTGGGCATTCTCCGCATGAGTGGCTTGCGGCTCCAGGCCGCCATGTCCGGGATCACCCTGCTCGCCGCATGGCTCGATTTCCTGAATCTCGCTGGCGTTGTGCTCAGGCAGTGCCCGCTCTACAGCGCCGAGAGGCTCTTGGCGGACATGAACCACGTGCAGCAGAGGATGGCTCCCTCCATGACGGCGCTCGCGTCTCTGGAGCCGAGGAGCGCCGAGTCAGCAGCCGTCGCGATGCCCGAACGGATGGGCCAACTCACCCGCGATTTCCATGCCATCCGTGAGGCTGCGCGTATAGCCATGGAGCGCGGGGGGCAGATCATGGCCGCAGCCCAGCTCGTTGAGATGCTCACCCTGATGTCGGGATTGAAGATGTCGCTGCCGCGGCTGCCACCCGCTGCTCCCGCCACGCTTGGCGTGCGCCTGACGATGGGGTCCAACGGGGTGATGATGGGCTCGCAGCTTGTTGTCACTGCCGAGTGGGTGGAGAGGATGCGTCGGCTCGTCCAGGCGGGCATCCTCTCCGTGACAGCCGTCAGCGCTGCGGTGCGCATCCAGGCGGGCCAGGTGATGATGGCGCAAGCGGGCCAGGACTTGCCGCAGGGAGTGCGCGAAGCGCTCGGCGACGGCCCAGAGGTTCGTGCCATGCATGAGACTGGCAAAGCAGGGGCAGGCATGGCCGAACGGCCACGACATCATGTCCTGCCTGCGGAGCACCGCGAGTGGTTCGAGAAGCGTGGCTTCACTGGAGCCATGAGCATTGACCAGTTCTGCGTCGAGTTGGAGATGGCGCACCACCAAGCAATTCACGGTGGTGGAAACTGGCGCTTGGGCCGCACATGGCCCAAAGAATGGAATCGGATGCTCATGAGCGTCCTGCGCGACGCCGAGACGGTTGCTGGCCGGAAGTTGACGCGGGATCAAATCCTGAAGATTGTCGCGAGATCCATGAGAAGTTATGACATCCCCATGAACTTCACTTCAGGAAGCGCGCGATGA
- a CDS encoding serine/threonine protein kinase — protein MPSPPETDAPQGLIRFGPYTLARRIGAGGMGEVYLAREEAPRRACVVKKVLPKLVENKQFLGRFRDEARVVVHLRHPNIARVYAMGEVEGQFYLAMEYVQGKTLSRLAHRVRQHGQAMSLGLILHLGQRLCEGLAYAHDAVDGQGQPLHLVHRDLSPANICLSYDGELKIIDFGASQSTLKEQQTAPRVVIGNLTYMSPEQARKKFVDRRADVYAAAVVLWELFAWHPLPQRGDPLERWRRAAYPKWEPASRHRVEVPPAVDALLTKALSVEPGQRFPDAAAFGAELGRLKTKMAPSVGDADVARLMREAFAEEKVAEDAVLAELLGQDPSRALTEQAMPAMLAPPTALAFEHSGLDAPEDYIPGEEPSHVGPSKFVPHGRRETREARLSFGVDVEEEPGGGLVEARKLPLVRAIEGEAAAADGVPDTLELEAPTPPKRLALMAAGLFLGACAAGFGVVWLLSRG, from the coding sequence TTGCCTAGCCCTCCCGAAACGGACGCCCCCCAGGGGCTCATTCGCTTCGGTCCCTACACCCTGGCGCGGCGAATCGGCGCGGGGGGCATGGGAGAGGTGTACCTGGCGCGGGAGGAGGCTCCCCGCCGGGCGTGCGTGGTGAAGAAGGTGCTGCCGAAGCTGGTGGAGAACAAGCAGTTCCTCGGCCGCTTCCGGGACGAGGCGCGGGTGGTGGTGCACCTGCGGCACCCCAACATCGCCCGGGTGTACGCGATGGGCGAGGTGGAGGGGCAGTTCTACTTGGCCATGGAGTACGTGCAGGGCAAGACGCTGAGCCGCCTGGCCCACCGGGTGCGCCAGCACGGCCAGGCGATGTCCCTGGGGCTCATTTTGCACCTGGGCCAGCGGCTGTGTGAGGGGCTGGCCTACGCGCACGATGCCGTGGATGGGCAGGGGCAGCCGTTGCACTTGGTGCACCGGGACTTGTCCCCCGCGAACATCTGCTTGTCCTATGACGGCGAGCTGAAGATCATCGACTTCGGCGCCTCGCAGTCCACGTTGAAAGAGCAGCAGACGGCACCCCGGGTTGTCATCGGCAACCTGACGTACATGTCCCCGGAGCAGGCGCGGAAGAAGTTCGTGGACCGGCGGGCGGATGTGTATGCGGCGGCGGTGGTGCTGTGGGAGCTGTTCGCGTGGCACCCGTTGCCGCAGCGGGGAGATCCGCTGGAGCGCTGGCGCCGGGCGGCCTACCCGAAGTGGGAACCCGCGAGTCGCCACCGCGTCGAGGTGCCTCCGGCGGTGGATGCCCTGTTGACGAAGGCGTTGTCGGTGGAGCCGGGGCAGCGCTTCCCGGACGCGGCGGCCTTCGGGGCGGAGCTGGGGCGGCTCAAGACGAAGATGGCGCCGAGCGTGGGAGACGCGGATGTCGCGCGGCTGATGCGCGAGGCCTTCGCCGAGGAGAAGGTGGCCGAGGACGCGGTGCTGGCGGAGCTGCTGGGGCAGGACCCCTCGCGAGCGCTCACGGAGCAGGCGATGCCGGCCATGTTGGCCCCGCCGACGGCGCTGGCCTTCGAGCACAGCGGTTTGGACGCACCCGAGGACTACATCCCCGGAGAAGAGCCGTCGCACGTGGGGCCGTCCAAGTTCGTGCCGCACGGGCGTCGGGAGACGCGCGAGGCCCGCCTCAGCTTCGGCGTGGATGTGGAGGAGGAGCCGGGGGGCGGGCTGGTGGAAGCGCGCAAGCTGCCGCTGGTGCGCGCCATCGAGGGCGAGGCTGCGGCGGCAGACGGGGTGCCGGACACGCTGGAACTGGAGGCACCCACGCCCCCGAAGCGGCTGGCGCTGATGGCTGCGGGCCTCTTCCTGGGAGCATGCGCGGCGGGCTTCGGCGTGGTGTGGCTGCTGTCACGGGGCTGA
- the hemL gene encoding glutamate-1-semialdehyde 2,1-aminomutase: protein MNHSHSKALFARAQERIPGGVNSPVRAFRGVGGDPVFFREATGAWMTDVDGNRYVDLVGSWGPLILGHAYPPIVEAIIDAARKGTTYGAPVPGEVELAELLCATVPSVEKVRLVSSGTEATVAAIRLARGFTGRDFILKFEGCFHGAGDPFLVKAGSGVETLGLPDSPGVPAALAKLTLTAPYNDLGAVERLFAEKGQEIACAIIEPVVGNMGVLVPKPGYLQGLQELCRKHGVLFVVDEVMTGFRLARGGAQEVYGLKPDLSTFAKVVGGGMPLGAYGGRRDLMAKIAPEGPVYQSGTLSGNPVAVAAGLACLKALAAPGTYARLEQLGAMLEEGLVAEAKAAGVPVTLNRVGSMLTLFFCDTPVYDYTSAKKADTARFGRFFHAMLNEGVYLPPSQFEAAFVSLAIGEAEVAHILTAARKAFRSLA, encoded by the coding sequence ATGAACCACTCCCACAGCAAGGCCCTTTTCGCCCGAGCCCAGGAGCGCATTCCAGGGGGTGTGAACTCCCCGGTGCGTGCCTTCCGGGGCGTGGGTGGCGACCCCGTCTTCTTCCGCGAGGCCACGGGGGCGTGGATGACGGATGTGGATGGCAACCGGTACGTGGACCTGGTGGGGAGCTGGGGACCGCTCATCCTCGGCCACGCCTACCCGCCCATCGTCGAGGCCATCATCGACGCGGCCCGCAAGGGCACCACCTACGGCGCGCCGGTGCCGGGCGAGGTGGAGCTGGCGGAGCTTTTGTGTGCCACCGTGCCGAGCGTGGAGAAGGTGCGCCTGGTCTCCAGCGGCACCGAGGCCACGGTGGCGGCCATCCGGCTGGCGCGCGGCTTCACGGGCCGGGACTTCATCCTCAAGTTCGAGGGCTGCTTCCACGGCGCGGGAGACCCGTTCCTGGTGAAGGCGGGCAGCGGCGTGGAGACGCTCGGGCTGCCGGACTCGCCGGGCGTGCCGGCGGCGTTGGCGAAGCTCACCCTCACGGCGCCCTATAATGACCTGGGGGCGGTGGAGCGGCTCTTCGCGGAGAAGGGCCAGGAGATCGCCTGCGCCATCATCGAGCCGGTGGTGGGCAACATGGGCGTGCTGGTGCCCAAGCCGGGCTACCTCCAGGGGCTCCAGGAGCTGTGCCGCAAGCACGGAGTGCTGTTCGTGGTGGACGAGGTGATGACGGGCTTCCGGCTGGCGCGCGGCGGGGCGCAGGAGGTGTACGGGCTGAAGCCGGACCTGAGCACCTTCGCCAAGGTGGTGGGTGGGGGCATGCCGCTGGGGGCGTACGGCGGACGGCGCGACCTCATGGCGAAGATCGCCCCCGAGGGCCCGGTGTACCAGTCGGGCACGCTGTCGGGGAACCCGGTGGCGGTGGCGGCAGGGCTGGCGTGCCTCAAGGCGCTGGCGGCGCCGGGCACCTACGCGCGGCTGGAGCAGCTCGGCGCGATGCTGGAGGAGGGGCTGGTGGCGGAGGCGAAGGCGGCGGGCGTGCCGGTGACGCTCAACCGCGTGGGCAGCATGCTGACGCTCTTCTTTTGCGATACGCCGGTGTACGACTACACCAGCGCGAAGAAGGCGGACACGGCGCGCTTCGGCCGCTTCTTCCACGCCATGCTGAACGAGGGGGTGTACCTGCCGCCGAGCCAGTTCGAGGCGGCGTTCGTCTCGCTGGCCATCGGCGAGGCGGAGGTGGCGCACATCCTCACGGCGGCGCGAAAGGCCTTCCGCTCGCTTGCCTAG